One window of the Niallia circulans genome contains the following:
- a CDS encoding protein kinase domain-containing protein, whose translation MMMNTSKSQFKINSGTVIKGKWHNKQYTVLKELGYGANGTVFLADSKIGRVALKLSNNSVSITSEVNVLKSFAKVQGYSLGPSLIDVDDWVTNRGTTSFYVMEYISGPDLLTFIHNKEVLWIDVLMIQLLKDLQNLHENNWVFGDLKPENLIITGPPTKIRCIDVGGTTIKGRAIKEFTEFFDRGYWGLGTRKAEPGYDLFAVAMIILNLYYPQRFNKKEGGIKQLHMMIRQKQGLMRFEGILVNALTGKYLSAKEMRLDYLNLTSGESKKTSRSTITAGTNRSKARQANSQPAPSAQTRSKLVKKKKKAGWAESIVIIILISICYILYIYGQLT comes from the coding sequence GTGATGATGAATACATCGAAGAGTCAATTTAAAATAAATAGTGGAACAGTAATAAAAGGAAAGTGGCATAACAAGCAATATACAGTCTTAAAGGAACTTGGCTATGGAGCGAATGGTACAGTTTTTTTAGCAGATTCCAAAATAGGAAGAGTTGCTTTGAAATTAAGCAACAATAGTGTATCTATAACTTCTGAAGTAAATGTTTTGAAATCCTTCGCAAAGGTCCAAGGTTATAGCCTTGGACCTTCTTTAATAGATGTAGATGATTGGGTAACAAATAGAGGAACTACTTCTTTTTATGTAATGGAGTATATTAGTGGACCAGATTTACTAACCTTTATTCATAATAAGGAAGTATTATGGATTGATGTGCTAATGATCCAATTATTAAAGGATTTACAAAATCTTCATGAAAATAATTGGGTCTTTGGAGATTTAAAACCAGAAAACCTAATTATTACAGGGCCCCCAACGAAAATTAGATGCATTGATGTAGGGGGGACAACCATAAAAGGGAGAGCGATTAAAGAATTTACAGAGTTCTTTGATAGAGGATACTGGGGGTTAGGAACAAGAAAGGCAGAGCCAGGATATGATTTGTTTGCTGTTGCGATGATTATACTGAATCTTTATTATCCACAGCGTTTTAATAAAAAGGAGGGCGGAATCAAACAGCTGCATATGATGATTCGACAAAAGCAAGGATTAATGCGTTTTGAGGGGATTCTAGTAAATGCGTTAACAGGAAAATATCTATCGGCAAAAGAAATGCGATTAGATTATTTAAATTTAACAAGTGGAGAATCAAAAAAAACAAGTAGAAGCACAATAACAGCTGGAACGAATAGAAGTAAAGCTCGCCAAGCGAACAGTCAACCTGCTCCTTCTGCTCAGACAAGAAGTAAATTGGTTAAAAAGAAGAAAAAGGCAGGATGGGCTGAATCTATAGTCATCATTATCCTTATCTCTATTTGTTATATTTTGTATATATATGGTCAATTAACTTGA
- the hslO gene encoding Hsp33 family molecular chaperone HslO, protein MSDYLVKALAFDGEVRAYAVRSTETVGEGQRRHHTWPTASAALGRSLTATAMLGAMLKGDQKLTVKIDGGGPIGLILVDGNAKGEVRGYVTNPQVHFDLNEHGKLDVRRAVGTEGTLSVVKDIGMRDYFTGQVPIVSGELGEDFTYYLFNSEQVPSSVGVGVLVNPDNSILAAGGFIIQLMPGAKDETITKIEQRLSEIPPISKLIEKGLTPEELLEEICGKDNVKVIENMPISFTCTCSKERFSNAIISLGQAEIEDIINTDGQAEAECHFCNEKYLFTKDELETLLKEAK, encoded by the coding sequence ATGAGCGATTATTTAGTAAAAGCATTAGCGTTTGATGGTGAAGTTCGTGCATATGCAGTAAGAAGTACAGAAACAGTAGGAGAAGGACAAAGAAGACATCATACTTGGCCAACAGCATCCGCTGCTTTAGGGAGATCATTAACAGCTACAGCAATGTTAGGAGCAATGCTAAAGGGTGATCAAAAGCTAACAGTGAAAATCGATGGCGGCGGTCCGATTGGTCTTATTCTAGTAGATGGGAATGCGAAAGGGGAAGTCCGCGGTTACGTTACTAACCCACAAGTACATTTCGATTTAAATGAACATGGAAAATTAGATGTTAGAAGAGCTGTTGGAACGGAGGGCACGCTATCGGTTGTAAAAGATATTGGAATGCGTGATTACTTCACTGGGCAGGTGCCAATTGTTTCTGGAGAGCTTGGAGAAGATTTTACTTATTACCTGTTTAATTCAGAACAGGTGCCTTCCTCTGTTGGCGTGGGTGTTTTAGTAAACCCAGATAACAGCATTTTAGCAGCTGGAGGCTTCATTATTCAATTAATGCCCGGAGCGAAGGATGAAACAATTACAAAGATTGAACAAAGATTAAGTGAAATTCCGCCTATTTCGAAATTAATTGAAAAAGGTTTAACGCCAGAAGAGCTTTTGGAAGAAATTTGTGGAAAAGATAATGTGAAGGTAATTGAGAATATGCCAATTTCCTTTACTTGCACATGTTCGAAAGAAAGATTTTCAAATGCAATTATTAGTTTAGGTCAAGCAGAAATTGAAGATATTATCAACACAGACGGTCAGGCAGAGGCGGAATGCCATTTTTGTAATGAGAAATATCTGTTTACAAAGGATGAGCTAGAAACATTATTAAAAGAAGCAAAATAG
- a CDS encoding type III pantothenate kinase: MIFVFDIGNTNIVLGVYDKEELRHHWRIETNRYKTEDEYGMIIKSLFDHVDLTFSDIDGIIISSVVPPIMFSLERMCQKYFHLKPLVVGPGTKTGLNIKYDNPKEVGADRIVNAVAAIHEYGSPLIIVDFGTATTFCYINEQKQYMGGAIAPGINIATEALYSKAAKLPRIEIARPEGVIGKNTVSAMQSGILFGYVGQVEGIVKRMKAESNVQPKVIATGGLANLIAKESNIIDEIDPFLTLKGLQLIYKKNKDTLK, translated from the coding sequence ATGATTTTTGTCTTTGATATTGGAAATACAAATATAGTATTAGGTGTTTATGATAAAGAAGAATTAAGACATCATTGGAGAATTGAAACAAATCGTTATAAAACGGAAGATGAATATGGTATGATCATTAAATCCCTATTTGATCATGTTGATTTAACGTTTTCAGATATTGATGGAATAATTATTTCTTCTGTTGTTCCTCCAATTATGTTTTCTTTAGAAAGAATGTGTCAAAAGTATTTTCACTTAAAACCGTTAGTTGTTGGTCCAGGAACAAAAACGGGACTAAACATAAAATATGATAATCCTAAGGAAGTCGGAGCTGATCGAATTGTTAATGCAGTTGCGGCTATTCACGAATATGGAAGTCCATTGATTATTGTTGATTTCGGAACTGCTACAACATTTTGTTATATAAATGAGCAAAAGCAATACATGGGTGGAGCGATAGCGCCTGGTATTAACATTGCGACAGAGGCATTGTATTCAAAAGCAGCTAAATTACCGCGTATTGAAATTGCAAGGCCAGAAGGAGTAATTGGTAAAAATACTGTATCAGCTATGCAGTCAGGAATTCTTTTTGGGTATGTCGGTCAGGTAGAAGGCATTGTGAAAAGGATGAAGGCAGAAAGCAATGTACAGCCAAAGGTTATTGCTACAGGTGGATTAGCGAATCTTATTGCAAAAGAGTCAAATATTATTGATGAAATAGATCCGTTTCTTACTTTAAAGGGATTACAGCTTATTTATAAGAAGAATAAGGATACACTAAAATAA
- the ftsH gene encoding ATP-dependent zinc metalloprotease FtsH → MNRIFRNTIFYLLIFLVIIGVVSFFNGNNQPTKQLTYTELINHLDAGDVAEITQQPERGVLEIRGKLKGYKENETFVSYVTNNETNAQVILKAATEGSKIDVKPAQETSGWITFFTSIIPFVIIFILFFFLLNQAQGGGGGRVMNFGKSKAKLYNEEKKKVRFNDVAGADEEKQELVEVVEFLKDPRKFAELGARIPKGVLLNGPPGTGKTLLARAVAGEAGVPFFSISGSDFVEMFVGVGASRVRDLFENAKKNAPCIIFIDEIDAVGRQRGAGLGGGHDEREQTLNQLLVEMDGFGANEGIIIIAATNRPDILDPALLRPGRFDRQITVDRPDVNGREAVLRVHARNKPLDESVNLKSIAQRTPGFSGADLENLLNEAALVAARADKKKIDMEDMDEATDRVIAGPSKKSRVISKKERNIVSYHEAGHTIIGVVLDEADMVHKVTIVPRGQAGGYAVMLPKEDRFLMTKQELLDKITGLLGGRVAEDIVFGEVSTGAHNDFQRATGIARKMVTEYGMSDKLGPLQFGQAQSQVFLGRDLNNEQNYSDAIAYDIDLEIQRIIKECYERAKQILTENREKLNLIAETLLEIETLDAEQINSLYKDGVLPDRTKKADTTLGTEDLKVNINKKDDNE, encoded by the coding sequence ATGAACCGTATTTTTCGTAATACCATTTTTTATTTATTAATATTTTTAGTAATTATCGGTGTGGTTAGTTTTTTCAATGGAAATAATCAGCCTACCAAGCAATTAACATATACTGAATTAATAAATCACCTTGATGCTGGTGATGTTGCCGAAATAACGCAGCAGCCTGAAAGAGGTGTCCTTGAAATACGCGGGAAATTAAAGGGCTATAAAGAAAATGAAACATTTGTTTCCTATGTAACTAATAATGAAACAAATGCTCAAGTGATCTTAAAGGCTGCTACAGAAGGTTCCAAAATCGATGTCAAGCCTGCACAAGAAACAAGTGGATGGATCACATTCTTTACTTCAATTATTCCGTTTGTGATTATTTTTATCTTATTTTTCTTCTTGTTAAATCAAGCCCAAGGTGGCGGCGGCGGCCGTGTAATGAACTTTGGTAAGAGTAAAGCAAAACTATACAACGAAGAAAAGAAAAAGGTTCGCTTTAATGATGTAGCGGGCGCAGATGAAGAAAAGCAAGAGCTAGTAGAAGTAGTGGAATTCTTAAAAGATCCCCGAAAATTTGCTGAGCTAGGTGCTAGAATACCAAAAGGTGTCCTTCTTAATGGACCTCCAGGAACAGGTAAAACATTACTTGCTAGAGCTGTTGCAGGAGAAGCTGGTGTACCTTTCTTCTCTATCAGTGGTTCTGACTTCGTGGAAATGTTTGTTGGGGTAGGGGCTTCTAGGGTTCGTGATTTATTTGAAAATGCGAAGAAAAATGCTCCTTGTATTATCTTTATTGATGAAATCGATGCTGTTGGTCGTCAACGTGGCGCTGGTTTAGGTGGAGGACACGATGAACGTGAACAAACGTTAAACCAACTATTAGTTGAAATGGATGGATTCGGTGCAAATGAAGGGATTATTATCATTGCTGCTACAAACCGTCCTGATATTCTTGACCCTGCATTATTACGTCCAGGTCGTTTTGACCGACAAATTACGGTAGATAGACCTGATGTTAATGGTCGTGAGGCGGTATTACGTGTACATGCTCGTAATAAGCCTTTAGATGAGTCTGTTAATTTAAAAAGCATCGCTCAACGTACTCCGGGATTCTCTGGTGCGGATTTAGAAAACCTTCTAAACGAGGCTGCACTTGTTGCAGCGAGAGCGGATAAAAAGAAAATCGACATGGAAGACATGGATGAAGCGACAGATCGTGTTATTGCTGGACCTTCCAAGAAAAGTCGTGTTATTTCCAAAAAAGAAAGAAACATTGTTTCTTACCATGAAGCTGGACATACGATTATTGGTGTTGTATTAGATGAGGCGGATATGGTTCATAAAGTAACAATCGTACCTAGAGGTCAAGCTGGTGGATATGCAGTTATGCTTCCTAAGGAAGATCGTTTCTTAATGACGAAACAAGAGCTTCTTGATAAGATTACTGGATTACTTGGCGGTCGTGTTGCAGAGGATATCGTATTTGGGGAAGTAAGTACTGGAGCCCATAATGATTTCCAAAGAGCTACAGGTATTGCCCGTAAAATGGTAACAGAATACGGAATGAGTGATAAACTTGGACCATTACAATTTGGTCAAGCGCAAAGTCAAGTATTCCTTGGTCGTGACTTAAATAATGAACAAAATTATTCAGATGCAATTGCATATGACATTGATTTAGAAATTCAACGAATTATAAAGGAATGTTATGAAAGAGCAAAACAAATTCTTACAGAAAACCGTGAGAAGTTGAACTTAATCGCTGAAACACTTCTTGAAATTGAAACGTTGGATGCAGAACAAATCAATAGTTTATACAAAGATGGTGTCTTGCCTGACCGTACAAAGAAGGCTGATACTACTTTAGGCACAGAAGATCTAAAAGTAAATATTAACAAAAAAGATGATAACGAGTAA
- the tilS gene encoding tRNA lysidine(34) synthetase TilS, whose protein sequence is MFEDQILNYLQGKNMNLEGKKILVGVSGGPDSLALLHFLWTKQEEWKIKVFAGHVDHMFRGGESLEEAEFVKSFCEERNIPFSWERIDLPAFIQKTGMNSQKAARECRYSFYEKVMEKHNLDYLALGHHGDDQIETILMRLTRGSLGKSRAGIPFMRPFGTGKIIRPFLCLEREDIEEYCKVHNLNPRRDPSNEKDTYSRNRYRKQVVPFLKKENIHAAKHFQRFSEELTDDETYLMKQAEEKLSEVLVEKKAAEVVVDINRFLLIAIPLQRRCIQLILNYLYDEIPISLSALHTEQMMILLKSPHSSGNIDLPNGLKVKKSYHFLHFQLNLSPAQSFYYELSKMGELLLPNGYNIKVEYINGETITNDHCILLDATSISFPLIIRTRRDGDRIHLKGMDGRKKVNRIFIDEKIPIHKRDHWPIVTDSKGEILWIPGLKKSIYSHSNTNSGSNLLITYKKQ, encoded by the coding sequence ATGTTTGAGGATCAAATTTTAAATTACCTGCAAGGAAAAAATATGAACCTAGAAGGTAAGAAAATCTTGGTTGGAGTTTCTGGAGGACCAGATTCTTTAGCACTCCTTCATTTTTTATGGACAAAACAAGAAGAATGGAAAATCAAGGTTTTTGCTGGACATGTGGATCATATGTTTAGAGGGGGGGAGTCGCTCGAGGAGGCTGAGTTTGTAAAATCGTTCTGTGAAGAAAGAAATATTCCTTTTTCTTGGGAGCGAATAGATTTACCAGCATTTATCCAAAAAACAGGAATGAATTCACAAAAGGCAGCAAGAGAATGCAGGTATTCCTTCTATGAAAAAGTAATGGAGAAGCACAACTTAGATTACTTAGCATTAGGTCATCATGGAGATGATCAAATAGAAACCATCTTGATGCGATTAACGAGAGGAAGTTTAGGTAAATCAAGGGCTGGAATTCCTTTTATGCGTCCATTTGGTACAGGAAAAATTATTCGTCCCTTTTTATGTTTAGAAAGGGAAGACATTGAGGAATATTGTAAAGTACATAATCTTAATCCAAGAAGAGATCCAAGCAATGAAAAAGATACCTATAGCCGCAATAGATACAGAAAACAAGTTGTGCCCTTTTTAAAAAAAGAAAACATTCATGCGGCAAAGCATTTTCAACGGTTTAGTGAAGAATTAACAGATGATGAAACCTATTTAATGAAGCAGGCTGAAGAAAAGCTTTCTGAGGTATTGGTTGAAAAAAAGGCTGCGGAAGTAGTAGTTGATATTAATCGTTTTCTTTTAATAGCTATTCCTTTACAAAGAAGATGTATTCAACTAATATTAAATTATCTCTATGACGAGATACCTATTTCATTATCCGCATTACATACTGAGCAAATGATGATATTACTTAAGAGTCCTCATTCTTCTGGAAATATTGATCTCCCGAATGGTTTGAAAGTGAAAAAGTCGTATCATTTTCTTCATTTTCAACTTAATTTATCTCCAGCACAATCCTTTTATTATGAATTATCAAAAATGGGAGAGTTATTATTACCAAATGGGTACAATATTAAGGTAGAATATATAAACGGTGAAACGATTACTAATGACCATTGTATTCTTTTGGATGCAACTTCTATTTCTTTTCCTCTTATTATCCGTACTAGAAGAGATGGTGATAGAATTCATTTAAAAGGAATGGATGGAAGGAAAAAAGTGAACCGTATTTTTATCGATGAAAAGATTCCAATCCATAAGAGAGATCATTGGCCAATCGTTACGGATAGCAAAGGTGAAATTCTTTGGATACCAGGACTAAAAAAATCGATATATTCTCATAGTAATACGAATAGTGGTAGTAATCTATTAATAACATATAAAAAGCAATGA
- the hpt gene encoding hypoxanthine phosphoribosyltransferase, protein MKHDIEKILISEEEIQGKIKDLAFQLTEEYQDKFPLAIGVLKGAMPFMADLLKRVDTYLEMDFMDVSSYGNSTVSSGEVKILKDLDTSVEGRDILIIEDIIDSGLTLSYLVELFRYRKAKSIKIVTLLDKPTGRKTDLKADYVGFIVPDAFVVGYGLDYAERYRNLPYIGVLKPEVYTSDSE, encoded by the coding sequence ATGAAACACGATATTGAAAAAATATTGATATCTGAAGAGGAAATACAAGGTAAAATCAAAGATTTGGCATTTCAGCTTACAGAGGAATATCAAGATAAATTTCCTTTGGCAATTGGAGTATTAAAAGGTGCTATGCCCTTTATGGCAGATCTTTTAAAACGCGTGGATACATACCTTGAAATGGATTTTATGGATGTGTCAAGCTACGGTAATTCTACTGTATCTTCTGGAGAAGTAAAAATCTTAAAAGATTTGGATACTTCTGTGGAAGGAAGAGACATACTAATTATCGAGGACATTATTGATAGTGGATTAACTTTAAGCTATCTTGTAGAGTTGTTCCGTTATCGTAAAGCAAAATCAATCAAAATTGTGACACTTCTTGATAAACCAACTGGTAGAAAGACAGATCTTAAAGCAGATTATGTAGGATTTATCGTACCAGACGCTTTTGTTGTTGGTTATGGATTAGACTACGCGGAAAGGTATCGAAATCTACCATATATTGGTGTTTTAAAACCGGAAGTTTATACTAGTGACAGTGAATAA
- the cysK gene encoding cysteine synthase A, producing MSRIANSVVDLIGGTPIVKLNRLVDDSSADVYLKLEYMNPGSSVKDRIALAMIEAAEKSGDLKPGSTIIEPTSGNTGIGLAMVAAAKGYRAILVMPETMSMERRRLLKAYGAELVLTPGPEGMGGAIRKAEELAKENGYFIPQQFKNISNPEVHRLTTGPEIVEAFGEGGLDAFIAGIGTGGTITGAGEVLKEKYSNIKIYAVEPADSPVLSGGKPGPHKIQGIGAGFVPEILNSEVYDGIIKVTNEDAFEYARRAGKEEGVLGGISSGAAIYAALQVAKELGKGKKVLAIIPSNGERYLSTPLYQFDEE from the coding sequence ATGTCAAGAATCGCAAATTCTGTAGTAGATCTTATCGGTGGCACACCCATTGTAAAATTAAATCGTTTAGTGGATGATTCAAGTGCAGATGTTTATTTAAAGTTAGAATACATGAATCCAGGAAGCAGTGTAAAAGATCGTATTGCGCTTGCGATGATTGAAGCTGCTGAAAAAAGCGGAGACTTAAAACCAGGCAGTACGATTATTGAACCAACAAGTGGAAATACTGGTATTGGCCTTGCAATGGTTGCTGCTGCAAAAGGTTATCGTGCGATTTTGGTTATGCCTGAAACGATGAGTATGGAACGTCGTCGACTTTTGAAAGCTTACGGTGCTGAATTAGTATTAACCCCTGGACCAGAGGGGATGGGTGGAGCTATTCGCAAAGCAGAAGAATTGGCAAAAGAGAATGGTTACTTTATTCCACAGCAATTTAAAAATATTTCAAATCCTGAAGTACATAGATTAACGACAGGGCCAGAAATTGTGGAGGCTTTTGGCGAGGGAGGTTTAGATGCATTTATTGCTGGTATCGGTACAGGTGGAACTATTACTGGTGCTGGGGAAGTGCTTAAAGAAAAATACAGTAATATCAAAATATATGCAGTAGAGCCTGCTGATTCTCCTGTACTGTCAGGTGGAAAACCAGGACCACATAAAATCCAAGGTATCGGTGCTGGATTTGTTCCGGAAATTTTAAATAGTGAAGTTTATGACGGTATTATTAAGGTTACAAATGAAGACGCTTTTGAATATGCTCGTCGTGCAGGGAAAGAAGAAGGCGTATTAGGTGGAATTTCTTCTGGTGCGGCTATTTACGCAGCATTACAAGTTGCAAAAGAGCTAGGAAAAGGTAAAAAAGTACTTGCAATTATCCCAAGTAATGGAGAACGTTACCTAAGCACACCTCTTTATCAATTTGATGAAGAATAA